From the genome of Bubalus bubalis isolate 160015118507 breed Murrah chromosome 2, NDDB_SH_1, whole genome shotgun sequence, one region includes:
- the MOGAT1 gene encoding 2-acylglycerol O-acyltransferase 1 — MKVEFAPLNIPLARRLQTAAVLHWLLSFLLFAQVCLGIIVFLIIYNYWFLYLPYLTWLYFDWQTPEQGGRRSEWVRNWAIWRYFKDYFPIHLIKTWDLDPSHNYIFGFHPHGVLVVGAFGNFCTNYSAFKELFPGFTSYLHVLPYWFRCPLFREYLMSSGPVSVSKKSVSHVLSKEGGGNISVIVLGGAEESLDAHPGKFTLFIRQRKGFVKIALTHGAYLVPVFSFGENELFKQVSNPEGSWLRNVQEKLQKIMGFALPLFHARGIFQYNFGLIPYRKPIHTVVGRPIPVRQTLNPTSEQIEELHQTYMEELRKLFEEHKGKYGIPENETLIFR; from the exons ATGAAGGTCGAGTTTGCGCCACTCAACATCCCGCTGGCGCGGCGGCTGCAGACGGCTGCGGTGCTGCATTGGTTGCTGTCCTTCCTGCTGTTCG CACAGGTATGCCTTGGAATTATCGTGTTCCTGATCATATACAACTACTGGTTCCTCTACCTCCCTTACTTGACATGGCTTTACTTTGACTGGCAAACCCCAGAGCAAGGAGGCAGAAGATCCGAATGGGTCAGAAACTGGGCCATTTGGAGGTACTTTAAGGACTATTTTCCAATTCAT CTCATCAAAACCTGGGATTTGGATCCGAGTCACAACTACATATTTGGGTTTCACCCCCATGGAGTGCTTGTGGTTGGAGCCTTTGGAAACTTCTGTACAAATTATTCCGCCTTCAAGGAGCTGTTTCCCGGCTTTACTTCCTATCTTCACGTGCTGCCGTATTGGTTCCGGTGTCCGCTCTTCCGGGAATATCTGATGAGTAGTG gGCCAGTCTCAGTTTCCAAGAAAAGTGTGTCCCACGTGTTAAGCAAAGAGGGAGGTGGAAACATCTCAGTCATTGTGCTCGGGGGCGCAGAGGAATCACTGGATGCCCATCCTGGAAAGTTCACTCTGTTCATCCGCCAGCGGAAGGGATTTGTGAAAATTGCTTTGACCCATGG TGCTTATTTGGTGCCAGTGTTTTCTTTTGGTGAAAATGAACTATTTAAACAAGTTAGCAACCCCGAAGGATCATGGCTTCGAAATGTGCAGGAGAAACTACAGAAGATCATGGGATTTGCTTTGCCACTGTTCCACGCCAGGGGAATTTTTCAATACAATTTTGGCCTAATCCCCTATAGGAAGCCCATTCACACTGTTG TTGGCCGCCCAATCCCTGTTCGTCAGACCCTGAACCCAACCTCAGAGCAGATTGAGGAGTTGCATCAGACCTACATGGAGGAGCtgagaaaattatttgaagaacaCAAAGGGAAGTATGGTATTCCAGAAAATGAAACTCTCATTTTTAGATAA